cgggcagtataatcaaagatccctcccacccggcttactcactcttccaacttcttccatcaggcaggagatacagaagtctgaaagcacgcacgaacagactcaaaaacagcttcttccccactgtcaccagactcctaaatgaccctcttatggactgatttcattaacactacaccctgtatgcttcatccgatgccagtgcttatgtagttacattgtatatgttgtgttgccctattatgtattttcttttattcccttttcttctcatgtacttaatgatctgttgagctgctcgcaggaaaatacttttcactgtacctcggtacacgtgacaataaacaaatccaatccaatccgaattGTTTGACAAAGAAAAAAGCTGACAATTCCTCTGTGTGGCTTGGGGGAGGGAAAAGGGTTGTGAGGAcagaggagataaacagggatttggggaattccatgcaggattatacaagtctgtGAAGTCTGATGATGTGTTGGTAGATATGGAGCATTTAgtctcttccctgaagcttctggGTACCCCAGAAAGCCAGTGTGAGCCTCTTAATGCTCCCCTTTCTGGGGAAGAGGTgtcaaaggccatgaaggagcAGTAGCCGGGTAAAGTACCGGGTCTGGATGGCTGTAGGTGTGAGTTTAATCAGGGCTTTGAGGGTCTGTTAGACCCGTTGAGGGCCGatattgtcactcttttgactcggGGATGCTGCCACTGACTCTTCATAAGGCTAATATCTATTTGATTCTTATTGGCTagtctctcttttgaatgttgatttgaaactgctatctaaagttttggcgagaaggctggaggacatccttctgACAATCGTgctggaggaccagactgggtttataaggGGAAAATTTTCCAGTAACAacgttggaaggttgctgaatgtgattcaggcttttcagaaatatgcattggatgggctggtgatctccttcgatgcagagaaagcttttgttcGAGTCAAATTATCTGGTGCATACGATGCGATGCTTCAGATTGGGTGAGGATTATATCGAGTGGATTCaattgttatagaatcatagaatttacagtgctgaagaaggccattcagcccatcgagtctgcaccggcccttggaaagagatccctacccaagcccacacctccaccctatccccgtaacccagtaaccccacttaacctttttggacactaagggcaatttatcatggccaatcgacctaacctgcacatctttggactgtgggaggaaaccggagcacccggaggaaacccacgcacacacggggagaacgtgcagactccgcacagacagtggcccaagccaggaatcgaacctgggaccatggagctgtgaagctgtgaagcaattgtgctatccacaaggctaccgtgctgccccaaaaggtaaagtcgccaaagtTGAGGGgtacagctgactggtggtgatttaacctgaagatcaacaggttgacaaggttgagaaggtgggatcttcatgaataacctcagccgcgaattaaacccacgctgctggccttgctctgcatcaccaaacagctgtccagccaactgagctgaaccggcccCTGTTATATTACAGGCTGGCCAGGGGCAGGGCTCATGGATGGTTTATGGTCGTCCTATTTGAGCTTCAGAGAGGGTCAAGACAAACAAATGTGACCGAATGGGAGCAAaggatgtctttaagagagagagagagacctgggccaagctttccagagtctgcaccctccccggatTCACttgctttcccttcagttgctgcaagtgaccaattgagggtcagaatgagaaaagaaatggaaagggggagaaaagaaagtgttttactcacagatgttggagaccggAGGtaatttcagtctgtgtgaagctcactgTCCCTTTTATGAGGTCACAATGCAGTCCTGCCTGAATCAACCAATACGAATCACTCTGTACGTGGTGACGTCCCGGGTTCTGTCGTGCAGGCACGACGCGCGGACACAGAAGCCCCGCCCCCTGCACCTCCTCGACCTTTTTCTCGGCAACCGGCTGACGGATTCGGCCAGAGCGAGAAACCGCTCGGTGACCTTACCCTCTCCCCGACCCGGGTTTGCGCATGTGCACGAGAGCCCatcccctgaccttcctgctgtgttgaccaatgggaagatttgGAGGACCGGAAGTACTGTGGTCCACCAGCCAATTAGAGCTCGGGCTTTGTGTGCCTGCTTAATTGACTTCACACAGacggaaacctcctcctgtctccaacatctgtgagtaaaacgctttcttttctcccccctttccatttcttttctcattctgaccttcaattggtcacttgccccaactggagggaaaggaagtgaatccagggagggtttaGACCCTGGAAAGGTGGCCCAGGTCTCTCtggctcttaaagacattgacatcctttgcttccacagcttgacacatttatttgtctggctaaaaggacgctctcgttcctaatgttcacaattaaagggctgctttccccaggagatggctgacattttagGGGACAGTAAATGAATATAGAATGTCGAGTGTTATatagtacagattagatatattgttTATggctctgtaataaagtacatttattattatttccagtgTAATATGCACTGTGGCTGTGTTATATAGTTCCAGTCATTATGGCACAGAACGAGTGCGGTCAGCAACTGGAGTCCATGCCGACTCTCTGTAGacaatccagtcagttccattcCCCCTTGATATCCCCAATccactgcaagtttatttccttaaaATACCAATTTCCTCTTAAAGTCGTAAATCCACTCCACTGCCACCACCCTTGTATAAAGCGAATTCCAGGTCACAACCACTCAATATCGAAATAAAGTCTTCCTTAGATTCTCCTGTTAactctaatcagtaaatatacttatATGTATATGTTAGAGTGAGTTCCCAGGGCAGAGGCACCTGCATTATATGTCATATTTATATTAAATGTATATTATTTGCTATTACACTAAAAATGTATAAATCCTAGCTGCCACATTCCTGCAGAGGATCAGTTCATGCAGACACACAGAGGATAGTTCGTTCAGCAGAACTCCACTTATCGGGGCAGCCGTCTCTGCACAATGGAACCAGCTAATGAAGTCAGGATAAGGAAGTCTCAAGCTTGTGACGTGTTGTGAAGGCCCAAGGACAGCTGATAAGGGTTGTAGAAAACATCATTAAGAAGCCTCTGTCTTTCCTTGAGCTGATCACGCAGCCCCATCATGTCGAGTAACTAATTTCATTGGATTGATACATAATCTAGAATCTGTACGATTGGCTCATATCCAGGCGAGGTGGGCAGAGTGAATGTTCTGATACTGTGTCAAATGTTTGACGTTTGGAGCAGTCCCAAATGCTGAGtgattcttttggattcattccCGCTAACAGTAGATTTTTAGGTTTGGAAAgaaagggatctgtcaatcagtctgaatcagcaccttcaggagaattgcgacagtgaatattagatacagtgggTGAGACTGGAggaagagtgtgtgggatggagatttacagccttggggagagagagaggaaagaatgttccattgaATCTAAAACTGACTGTTCGGAATTTATATCCTGTACTGACAGCAATGACTTttctaaactccttttacaggatattagaagaggagaaattgcagacagaaatctcaaacggcaCGCcttgaactgactgagtcacttgatttcttgggacctgaatatccggCATTTGAATCTCAAGGAGAAATATTTGCTTGATCTgcctgcttcaaaagattttaaacatcagtgtgactggtaaagcaccgagacacacacaccctagtcagagtgttccagagcactgactgtggaaagagctttaaccagcctgaaaaacatcacaccattcacagcggggagagaccgtacacgcgtTCTGTGAGTCGACGAGTCTTCAAATCATGATCGACCTTCAATGGTAACAAGGACACCTGCACcatgaagaaaccgtggaaatgtggtgactgtgggaaaggattccagTCCCCATCTGCACTTGAaacccatcgacgcagtcacactggggagaggccgttcacctgctctgagtgttggaagggattcagtgattcatccaacctgctgtcgcaccagcgggttcacactaggGAAAGGCTATTcaactgctctgaatgtgggaaagcATTCACTCGTTCATCCTCTCTGCtgcgacaccagcaagttcacactggggagaggccgttcacctgttctcagtgtgggaaaggatttactcagttatccagcctgcaaacacaccagcgagtccacactggggagagggcattCATCTGCTCTGAGTGCAGCCAGGAATTCAGTCAGTTGTCCCACCttgtgacacaccagcgagttcacactggtgaaaggccattcacctgctctgagtgtgggaagggattcagtcggttatcccaattgcagacacaccaacgagttcactctggggagaggccattcacttgctctgtctgtgagaagggattcactgattcatcctaCCTGttgatacaccagcgggttcacactagggagaggcctttcacctgttatcagtgtgggaagggttttaGTCAGTCATCCCAACTattgacacaccagcgggttcacaccggggagaggccattcatctgctccgaatgtggaaagggattcactgattcatctgccctgcagaagcaccggcgagttcacacaggggagaggccgttcagctgctgtGACTGTGGAAAAGGATTCGCTCAGTCTTCCCAACTGCTGactcaccagcgggttcacacaggggagagaccattcacctgctctgagtgtgggaagggattcactcaggtgtCCAACCTGCTGAGGCACCAGTGTGTTCACAAGTGAGTaaaggggttggattctgttgttattgctgctgttaatcacatccatgaTTGAATTgtaacatagaatctctacaatgcaggaggccattcggcccatcgagtcgacccgacctttggaaagagtaccccaccgaggcccacgcccgacccttatccctgtaacccagtaacctggtGTAACAGTATAACCTCtctcggacactaagggacaatttagcacctaacctgcacatctttagtgtgtgacaggaaaccggagcacccggaggaaacccacgcagatatggggagaaagtacaaactctacacatacagtcacccgaactggaattgaaccctagtccctggcgctgtgaggcaggagtgcgaaccattgtgccaccgagccgtccctgtgccatcgtgccgccccaaacatAAAGGATTAACAGCTGGAATGTGCTAATGTATGACACGGATGATGATGTACCAGTGGCATCAGCCAGTCGTGTGTTAGACTCAGAGAGATTGGAATCCTGTCTTTGAGAAGCACGTCTGCTCTGTAACCTGTTCAGATGTTGTACtaataaactatttttaagcatatATCAGAATATGTCTACAGTTTGTCTCAGAGCCGAGGCCCTTGCCTATAGTCCAATTTAGAAGGACACATCAAAGAACATAGTGGCAGCGTTGAAGATGTTGATGTAAAAAACATTTTGGTCATAtcgaaggaggaggttcactggcgggagaggtaatgatgaccctccctgctgagcagtccctgtccttgtcctgaaggaggttcactggagggagaggtaatgatgaccctccctgctgagcagtccctgtccttgcccCACCGGCagagaggccagcagtgcgggttgtgGAAACACCATTTTCTCTGGTACCGGCTGCATCAGGTCTTCATGAAATGAAGCAAAAGCTTCAAGTCAGCACCTTTCTTGTCTGTTACTGGACCGACTGCAGCAACGTTCTCAAAGGCAGGTGTGCAGGTGGCACTGCAGACTTTGTGTACATTCTCAAAACTGTTGACATGTATTTTAGACGGCTACAGAACTCCTGGATAGTATATttgggagtggggaggtggggggaagagatCTAGTGTAACAGGTTAAGAGATGGCACATGCTACTGTATGACGTGGATGCTGATTTATCAACATGTGTTAGACTCTCAAGGGAGTGTTGGAATTGTGCCGAGGAGTAACATGCCTACTCTGTAACTTGTTTAGATGTAGaactaataaacaagtgttaaacAGACACCGGAGTAAGTCTATAGTCTGCGAACCAAGTCCCAAGTCGGGAGTCCAATCTAAAAGGACACATCTCAGAATAGGgatgtttggtttgtgtttcctgtctgcaaaaacCTATCTGCTCATCGCCTGGGAAAGGAGATTACAAAGGACATCGCCGTAAGGAAAGGGCAGAAATCCAGAACTGGCAATTCTAGTCATCAGACGACACCCTTTTCCCTCTCAAACCAGAAATCACTGTTCCCCCGCACACTTCCTATTGATTGTAACCCTAATGCATCTCCTCCCATCACACTTGCCATGGGCACCTCACTaacagagagacaggaaggtgctggagaacAGACTGGGAAATGGGGCTCTACCAATCAGGGctcgagggtgtgtgtgggggggcgtattTGGGGCTGATGGTATCGAGCCCATAGTCTTCAGTGCCCATGTCCAAAGCAGggcgtggtgaatgtattcacctaagtatgaactgtctgtatagtgctgtgacctatgacctggaaatgataatacggtctacttccaggtactgtactggaaccccggtgggctccgcctctggctccgccctccccagggcgatatatagaccggccacctgtgggtggcactcatttgtacagcagacactggtaggcgagttcatggataataaagccttatattcactcgttctcacaatCTCGCAGTGAACTGACGGTATAACACagggagtcacgggaacagggtacagaggatccGAAGAGAAACCATTTGGAtcctgaacattgtgaacatcctttactttcattgtctttgatcctcaaggtaTTTTCTATTTTTCACCTTGTCTGTTTGATTAATAAACGATtataaaaatatttgatttttcttGACTTTTCATGATTAGGTTGATGCACTTTAGGGAAAGAGGgcgagaggggttgacaggctctttaacaaaaagtgagtccctctgaggtaattggcaaaggagccagagggggagatgagctTAGTTTTGACACAGCGATGTTAGAAATGGGGTTCAGGGGtggcatagtggtgcagtggttagcactggtgcctctagcgctgaggacccggggtcactgtccgtgtggagctgcacattctccctgtgtctgcatgggtctcacccccactgccaaaagatgtgcagatacatggattggccatgctaaattgccgcttaattggaaactcTACATTTTAGGGCGTTAATTAGCCCTTTTTCCCCTTTTCCCAAATTCTGAAATGATCCACAGTGATAACCCTTATTGGTGACAGTGGTTAGATGCTATTCagtataaataagagctgacacatgctaatgtctgagcagtaatatcaaagtgcagcagcattaccattacactctgggtagaagcaccatctccaggtaaatgctccctgCTCTGCCCCAGTTGCCATGGTCCCAGTCAGTGGAATGTGTAAAACCTCAAGTaatccattgacaataccactgcaccatcccCTCCCCTAGAACTGAGGCAAACCTACAGTTTCCgacattccaacagtgactacatctcaaaagtacttaattggctgtaaaaaagCTTCAGGAGAAGCTGTGatcatgaaagatgctatagaaATGTAATTTATTTTCAGAATTAGTCCctaaacagggtggcacggtggcacagtggttagcactgctgcttcacagcgccgaggacccaggttcgatcccgggtgactgtccatgtggagtttgcacattctccccgtgtatgcattggtttcacccccacaacccaaggttgttcagggtaggtggattggccacattcaattgcccctttattgtgaatttaaaaataaattataatCAAGCATTAGTCCCCAAACTGAGCCCACTCACGAAAATCATGaataaagactgagtcttgattttgtgcaacaatcatgtctttctctccatttcaaatccccggtgaaaatccaaacacagcgtATCGTAAATCATtcgatttaaaacagaacgagttgttgttATTTGGGATTCGCTGCCTGATGAAGGTGCAGGAACTTTACAGATTCTGTAGGAACagaaacttgccgggcgatgggactaTGTAAAGAATCTGTAAAGTTCCCTtgtgaaagttacagttgaatttacttcctgcacctttgtcaggcagaGAATCCCAAATAACAACAACttgttctgttttaaatctaataatttcaCAATATGCTGTGCAgagagcacaggaggccattctgcccattagatttaaacagaacgagttgttgtgAGTTGGGATTCAAAATAAACTTGGAAATAAACTAGGAAAATAGGGTGGTGGAATTAATTTGATAATTAatccaaagagctagcatgggaacaatgggcagaatggcctcatgTGCTCGCTGAACCTCATTTACatttggagaaagtgggaaatatttggaACCCACTTCCTTCAAGTCGGATAGACacagagatgatggaatgtttcccaaaggaaattggatgggtacttgaaggaaataaaccgaCAAGGGTACAAGGATAGAACAGGGAAATGGTTTGATCTATAgaaatctacaagttgtgaatctttggaattctctacccagagggctgtggaagctcagtcattgagtgtgtttaaaacagagactggcagatttctaaatcccaataacacaaagggatatggggatagagtaggggaaaaggcattgaagtggatgattagccatgattgtattgaatgagaggagcctcgacgggctgaatggctaaCGGCTGCCCCTATGTTCAAATGATAcacagataggtaggaaagtaaattgtgaaaagacataaggaggttaaaaaggtataTTTGAAATGAGTGGGATACCATCTGGCAAATGGGTgatcatgtgggaaaatgtgaaattgttcattttgacaggaagaaaaaGAAGCTTCTCatcgaaatggtgagagattgcagagccccaagactcagagggatctgagtatccaagagcatgaatcacaaaaggcgagtatacaggtacagcaagtaattagaaaagctgatagaatgttattgtttattgtgaggggaattgaatacaaaagtagggaggttatgcttcagttatacaggacattgttgagaccacatctggagcactgtgtacagtatcgctctcatttaaggaatgatataaatgtgttggaagcagttcatagaagatttactggactcatacctggaattggaggctggtcttatgaggaatgattggacaggctgggcttgtgtacgatggagtttaggtgacttgattgaaccgtatcagatcctgaggggcctcgacagggtggatgtggaaagcatgtttcctcttgtgggagaatctagaaattggagtcacgttAAAAGTaaaaacttgcccatttaaggcagaggagaacttttttctctcagagggttgggtgcctttggaactctcttccacaaagggcagtggaagcagagtctttgaatattttcaaggcagtgctggatagattcctgttcatcaaggggatgaaaggttatcaggaAGGGAGGTCAGCAGGAATaccacaagaaataggaacaggagtagaccattcggcccttcaagcctgccccaccattcaatcatggctgatccaacatttgtcttgtccattttcctgccctttccctgtaacgctTGATT
This portion of the Scyliorhinus torazame isolate Kashiwa2021f chromosome 5, sScyTor2.1, whole genome shotgun sequence genome encodes:
- the LOC140420430 gene encoding uncharacterized protein translates to MKKPWKCGDCGKGFQSPSALETHRRSHTGERPFTCSECWKGFSDSSNLLSHQRVHTRERLFNCSECGKAFTRSSSLLRHQQVHTGERPFTCSQCGKGFTQLSSLQTHQRVHTGERAFICSECSQEFSQLSHLVTHQRVHTGERPFTCSECGKGFSRLSQLQTHQRVHSGERPFTCSVCEKGFTDSSYLLIHQRVHTRERPFTCYQCGKGFSQSSQLLTHQRVHTGERPFICSECGKGFTDSSALQKHRRVHTGERPFSCCDCGKGFAQSSQLLTHQRVHTGERPFTCSECGKGFTQVSNLLRHQKIHTGERPFSCSHCTKMFRISSHLLTHQLLHTGERPFTCSQCGKGFTQISNLQAHQRVHTGERPFTCSDCGKGFTRLSHLQRHQRVHTGERPFTCSDCGTGFTRLPHLQTHQRIHTGERPFICSDCGKRFTQLPNLQAHQRIHTGERPFTCSECGKGFTLLATLQAHQRVHTGERPFTCTVCEKGFTRSTLLLRHQQVHE